Proteins encoded by one window of Antechinus flavipes isolate AdamAnt ecotype Samford, QLD, Australia chromosome 4, AdamAnt_v2, whole genome shotgun sequence:
- the CHRD gene encoding chordin encodes MPRQHRSPQLGSARPRPRPGLGESPAGRPARPPRLASPAPPGPAQPGGCLPSPARVMRSLSGPPAHFLLFGLLALGSRAARGSGPELPQLPIRPEKEPLPARGSAGCSFGGKLYALEETWHPDLGEPFGVMRCVLCACELPSWGRRGRGPGRVSCKNIKPECPVPNCGQPRQLPGHCCQTCPPERTPPEKQPSASAFEYPRDPEHRSYSNRGDPGAEKRAREDGHTDFVALLTGRGSQAVARSRVLLLRSTLRFSVSYRGLERVTRVRFTDPSGNILFEHPAPQAQDGLVCGMWRALPRLSLRLLRAEQLHVVLVTPTHPSGEVWGPLIRHRALAAETFSAILTLEGPPQANTGGIALLTLSDTEDSLHFLLLSQGLLDSKSGGSFHTPLRLQIQHQDQLLRELQANVSAHEPGFAEVLPDLTAQEMQWLALGELQISLERKEGPGPRISGHIIARQSCDTLQSVLCGAEALVPVETGAAGSASLRLLGNGSLLYQVQVVGTASEVTAVTLETKPRRRNQRNVLCQMTRGQQGGRMIVGMCPGLGARGVHMLLQNELFLNVGTKDFPEGELRGHVATVPYSGYNARQNVLPVPLAGALALPPIRSQAAGHAWLFLDGHCHLHYEVLLAGLSGSEQGTVTVHLIGPPGLPGPQRLLKGFYGPEAQGIVKDLESELLHHLSQGRAFLLVSTKNSPRGELRGQVHIPNQCEVGSLRLAAPLPDRPAPELQAAAAPRSYLSPEAPLVAAPAVPASVGPVAPPPPPEASLAAVPKGGGGGPLREPNTCFFEGQQRPHGARWAPNYDPLCSLCTCQRRTVICDPVVCPPPSCPHPVQAPDQCCPVCPKKLDVADRQGLDRSRDPGEGCYFDGDRSWRAAGTRWHPVVPPFGLIKCAVCTCKGATGEVHCEKVQCPRLTCAQPIRANPTDCCKQCPAGSGARAWLGDPMQADGPRGCRFGGQWFPESQRWHPSVPPFGEMTCITCRCGAGVPHCERDNCPPALACGSGKENRCCSHCSSRSSETRLEPELEKEATDS; translated from the exons CCTCCTCGCCTCGCGTCGCCCGCCCCGCCCGGCCCGGCCCAGCCCGGAGGCTGCCTGCCTTCGCCGGCCCGCGTCATGCGGAGCCTCTCGGGCCCGCCGGCTCACTTTCTACTTTTTGGGCTCCTGGCGCTGGGGTCCCGGGCGGCCCGCGGCTCCGGCCCCGAGCTCCCCCAGCTGCCCATCCGGCCCGAGAAGGAGCCGCTGCCCGCCCGGGGTTCGGCAG GCTGCTCCTTCGGGGGGAAGCTCTATGCCCTGGAGGAGACGTGGCACCCGGACCTGGGGGAGCCCTTCGGGGTGATGCGCTGCGTGCTGTGTGCCTGCGAGCTG CCCTCTTGGGGTCGCCGGGGCAGGGGTCCGGGACGAGTGAGCTGCAAGAACATCAAACCCGAGTGTCCGGTGCCGAACTGCGGGCAGCCCCGGCAGCTGCCGGGTCACTGCTGTCAGACGTGCCCCCCTG AGCGGACCCCTCCCGAAAAGCAGCCCTCCGCTTCGGCCTTCGAGTACCCCCGGGATCCGGAGCACCGCAGCTACAGCAACCGCGGGGACCCTGGAGCTGAAAAGAGGGCTCGAGAGGATGGGCACACGG ACTTTGTGGCACTGCTGACCGGCAGAGGGTCGCAGGCAGTAGCCAGAAGCCGGGTGCTGCTGCTGCGGTCCACCCTGCGTTTCTCCGTCTCCTATCGAGG GCTGGAGCGCGTCACCCGAGTCCGATTCACAGACCCAAGTGGCAACATCCTTTTCGAGCACCCTGCTCCCCAAGCCCAGGATGGCTTG GTCTGTGGGATGTGGCGGGCACTGCCCCGGCTGTCCCTTCGGCTCCTTCGGGCTGAGCAGCTGCACGTGGTGCTGGTCACACCCACTCACCCCTCAGGGGAGGTCTGGGGGCCCCTGATCCGCCACCGGGCACTGGCTGCAG AGACCTTTAGTGCCATCTTGACCTTAGAGGGCCCACCCCAAGCCAATACTGGGGGCATCGCTCTGCTCACCCTGAGTGACACAGAAGACTCCCTTCACTTCCTCCTGCTTTCCCAGGGGCTGCTGGACTCTAAGAGTGGTG GATCTTTCCATACTCCCCTGCGACTGCAGATTCAACACCAGGACCAGCTCCTCCGAGAGCTCCAGGCCAATGTCTCTGCTCAT GAACCTGGCTTTGCTGAAGTGTTGCCCGACCTCACGGCTCAGGAGATGCAGTGGCTGGCTCTGGGAGAGCTTCAGATATCCCTGGAGAGGAAGGAGGGTCCCGGCCCCCGAATCAGTGGGCACATCATTGCCAGGCAGAGCTGTGACA ccCTGCAAAGTGTCCTGTGTGGCGCAGAAGCCCTGGTGCCAGTGGAGACTGGTGCCGCAGGCTCGGCCAGCCTCAGGCTTCTGGGGAACGGCTCTCTGCTCTACCAG GTGCAAGTAGTGGGCACGGCCAGCGAGGTCACAGCCGTGACTCTGGAGACCAAGCCTCGGAGGAGGAACCAGCGCAACGTCCTGTGTCAGATGACCAGGGGCCAACAAGGAGGGCGCATG ATCGTGGGCATGTGTCCAGGCCTAGGTGCCCGGGGAGTCCACATGCTGCTACAGAATGAGCTGTTTCTGAATGTGGGCACCAAGGACTTCCCTGAGGGGGAGCTGCGTGGGCATGTTGCCACCGTGCCCTATAGTGGGTATAACGCCCGTCAAAATG TGCTTCCAGTGCCCTTGGCAGGAGCTCTGGCCCTGCCTCCCATACGAAGCCAAGCTGCGGGGCACGCTTGGCTTTTCCTGGACGGGCACTGCCATCTGCATTACGAGGTCTTGCTGGCTGGACTCAGTGGTTCTGAGCAGGGCACTGTCACTGTCCACCTCATCGGCCCTCCCGGCCTTCCAGGGCCCCAGCGCCTGCTGAAGGGATTCTATGGTCCTGAG GCCCAGGGGATTGTGAAGGATCTGGAGTCTGAGTTACTGCACCACCTTTCCCAGGGCAGGGCCTTCCTGCTGGTCAGCACCAAGAACAGCCCCCGTGGGGAACTGCGGGGACAG GTGCACATCCCCAACCAGTGTGAGGTGGGCAGCCTGCGGCTGGCGGCCCCTCTGCCCGACAGGCCGGCCCCCGAGCTGCAGGCGGCCGCGGCGCCCAGGAGCTACCTGAGCCCCGAAGCCCCGCTGGTGGCCGCGCCCGCGGTGCCCGCATCCGTGGGCCCGGTggcgcccccgcccccgcccgaAGCTTCGCTGGCGGCGGTTCCTAAAGGGGGCGGGGGCGGGCCCCTGCGCGAGCCCAACACGTGCTTCTTTGAGGGGCAGCAGCGTCCGCACGGAGCGCGCTGGGCTCCCAACTACGACCCGCTCTGCTCTCTCTGCACCTGTCAG AGGCGAACGGTGATCTGTGACCCCGTGGTGTGCCCTCCCCCGAGCTGCCCTCACCCCGTGCAGGCTCCAGACCAGTGCTGCCCAGTTTGTCCCA AAAAATTGGACGTTGCAGACAGACAAGGGCTGGATCGGAGTCGGGATCCCGGAGAAG GCTGCTACTTTGACGGTGACCGGAGCTGGCGGGCGGCGGGTACCCGATGGCATCCCGTGGTGCCCCCCTTTGGTCTCATTAAGTGTGCCGTGTGTACTTGTAAG GGAGCCACAGGGGAGGTGCACTGCGAGAAGGTGCAGTGTCCCCGACTGACCTGCGCCCAGCCGATCCGGGCCAACCCCACCGACTGCTGCAAACAGTGCCCAG CGGGCTCTGGAGCGCGGGCCTGGCTGGGGGATCCCATGCAGGCGGACGGGCCGAGAGGCTGTCGCTTTGGGGGTCAGTGGTTCCCTGAGAGTCAGCGGTGGCATCCGTCGGTGCCCCCCTTTGGGGAGATGACCTGCATTACGTGCAGGTGTGGG GCCGGGGTTCCTCACTGTGAGAGGGACAACTGCCCCCCCGCCTTGGCCTGTGGCTCCGGGAAGGAAAATCGCTGCTGTTCTCACTGCTCATCCCGAT CCTCTGAGACCAGGCTGGAGccagagctggagaaagaagctACGGACTCTTAG